The following coding sequences lie in one Oncorhynchus kisutch isolate 150728-3 linkage group LG17, Okis_V2, whole genome shotgun sequence genomic window:
- the LOC109908537 gene encoding ventricular natriuretic peptide-like: MAKCHIFLGYIVLIMTHSVSSGNLYASRNVQELENMKRLEDKLTVNEENDVYPSESEDVVAAHMEDIENSPAAIRGQKERMVINAAKIIAPESPVVSRLKDLIGLRTAKSFNSCFGNRIERIGSWSGLGCNNVKTGNKKRISGN; this comes from the exons ATGGCAAAATGTCATATTTTCCTTGGATATATCGTATTAATAATGACGCACAGTGTGAGCTCGGGAAATCTATATGCCAGTAGGAATGTTCAAGAGTTGGAAAATATGAAG CGGCTCGAGGACAAGTTGACGGTTAACGAGGAAAATGACGTTTATCCGTCAGAGTCTGAGGACGTGGTCGCAGCCCATATGGAGGACATTGAGAACTCGCCCGCGGCGATCCGGGGGCAGAAGGAGAGAATGGTAATCAACGCAGCCAAAATAATTGCCCCCGAAAGCCCTGTGGTGTCACGCCTGAAAGATCTAATCGGTTTGAGGACTGCCAAATCGTTCAACAGCTGTTTCGGTAACCGGATTGAGAGAATCGGCTCGTGGAGTGGACTGGGGTGCAATAACGTCAAGACTG GTAACAAGAAGAGAATATCTGGGAACTGA